In Streptomyces rapamycinicus NRRL 5491, the genomic stretch GCCGAGACCGACGGTGGCTACCTCTACGGCGGCCACCACGAGCCCCATCACGGGTCCGGCCAGTGGCCGATGCCCGCCGAGGACCAGCAGGGCCACCACCCGCCGCACACCGGCCACTGGCCGGCTCCGGCGGCCGAGGAGCCGGTGGACGACTGGCCGGTGGACGACTGGCCGGTGCCCGCCCCGTCCGACGACGGCACCGGCGGGCCCGTGCAGACCAGCCAGTGGACCATCCCGGTCGCGGGCGACGACGGTGTGGACGAGACCGGTGAGTACCGCGTCGACGACCACCCCGGCCCGGCCGCCCCTCCGTACGGCGGCCACGCGGACGGTCCCCAGGACCCGCAGACGACGGCCCAGTTGCGGATGCCCTTCGCCGGGCCGGCACAGCCTCGGCACCACCACCAGCCCCATCAGCCGCATCCTGGGCAGCCGCGGCCCGGGCGGCAGCAGGGCCACTCCGGCCAGTGGTCGGTTCCGGCCGCCGACGAGGGCACGGAGGACTCCGGGGAGTACGCGGTCGAGGGCCACCCGGGCCCGGCCGCGTCCGCACCACCGGCCGCGCCCATGCCGCCGCCCGCCCGCCGCCGGCTGCGCATGCCCGACCGCGACGAACCGGCCCCGGCCGCGGACCCGGCGTGGCCGGGCCCCTCCGCCGGGGACTCGGGCGAGTTCGCGGCCGAGGGACACCAGGGGCTGCACACCCCGCCCCGCGGCACCCCCCCGCACGGCACCTCGCCGCACGGCGGCCCCGCGCCCGGGCGGCCCGCCGCCGACGACCCCGGCTGGCGACCGGGTGATCCGGTCCCCGGGGGCTCCGGCGAGTTCCCGGTCGACGGGCAGCACGCCGGGCTGGAGACCCCGCCGCACGGCAGCCCGGCGCCCGGGCTGCCCCAGGAGGCGTCCTGGCACGACGCGTTCGCGGACGACCGGTTGACGGGCGACCGGCTGGCGGGCGCCCCATTCGCGGGGGACGCCCATGGGCACGCCCCGCACCCCGGCCCCGAGGACGGCGCGGGCCGCGCCGACGCCGCCGACGCCGCGCCGGGCGCCGCCGAGGCCCCGGCCGAGGCGGTACCGGACGACGCCGGGCCCGAGTTCACCGATACCGCGGCCGAGCCCGAACCGGCCGCGGCCGAGGGCGAGTTCCCGGACGCGGCTGACGCCGCCGGAGGGCCCGCCCCGGCCGGGACCCCGGCCGACGCCCCCGAGGCCGCCGACACCCCCGTCGAGCCCCTTGCCGAGGCCGCTCAGGCCGCGGACGAGAGCCCGAGCCACAGCGAGCATCCGCTCGCCTCGTACGTGCTGCACGTCAACGGCGCCGACCGCCCCGTCACCGACGTCTGGATCGGCGAGTCGCTGCTCTACGTCCTGCGCGAGCGCCTCGGCCT encodes the following:
- a CDS encoding 2Fe-2S iron-sulfur cluster-binding protein; protein product: MSDEQQPHRPEPGSGWQPMPHGPEYDAESTAFVQLPPEFAHPDPTDPSGRWDPLAAPGTGYAPPPMDTGDPSQGGHWQPSGHGQGAPHDQGMHDQGMHDQGRTGHWTTAETDGGYLYGGHHEPHHGSGQWPMPAEDQQGHHPPHTGHWPAPAAEEPVDDWPVDDWPVPAPSDDGTGGPVQTSQWTIPVAGDDGVDETGEYRVDDHPGPAAPPYGGHADGPQDPQTTAQLRMPFAGPAQPRHHHQPHQPHPGQPRPGRQQGHSGQWSVPAADEGTEDSGEYAVEGHPGPAASAPPAAPMPPPARRRLRMPDRDEPAPAADPAWPGPSAGDSGEFAAEGHQGLHTPPRGTPPHGTSPHGGPAPGRPAADDPGWRPGDPVPGGSGEFPVDGQHAGLETPPHGSPAPGLPQEASWHDAFADDRLTGDRLAGAPFAGDAHGHAPHPGPEDGAGRADAADAAPGAAEAPAEAVPDDAGPEFTDTAAEPEPAAAEGEFPDAADAAGGPAPAGTPADAPEAADTPVEPLAEAAQAADESPSHSEHPLASYVLHVNGADRPVTDVWIGESLLYVLRERLGLAGAKDGCSQGECGACSVQVDGRLVASCLVPAATAAGSEVRTVEGLATGGQPSDVQRALAQCGAVQCGFCVPGLAMTVHDLLEGNHAPTDQETRQAISGNLCRCSGYRGVLDAVREVVAGREAADEAGAEADEGHDAHQDPARIPHQTGPHGVTGNGSVNGSGSGSGRASA